A genomic window from Planctomycetota bacterium includes:
- a CDS encoding phosphopyruvate hydratase, giving the protein MSFDIELIYGRQVLDSRGNPTVEVECYLTGGAVGRAIVPSGASTGEHEACELRDGGKKWVGKAVGKAVKNVNTLIAPELVGIDAREQEAIDKLMIELDGTPNKKKLGANAILGVSMAVARAAADGMGLPLYRYLGGTGAKVLPVPMMNILNGGKHADNNVDFQEFMIQPWGFDNFEEALRCGVEIYHTLKGVLHDRDMSTAVGDEGGFAPNLKDNEDALKVIAEAVEKAGYDFGKQVFVALDPATSEMWDKEKKGYKFFKSNPKKIVSSAEMVDYWAEWCSKYPIRSLEDGLAENDWDGWKLLTDKLGGKVQLVGDDLFVTNAKFLKKGIDTKTANSILVKVNQIGTLSETFDAVNLAMRNGYSAVLSHRSGESEDATIADIAVATNCGQIKTGAPCRSDRNAKYNQLLRIADDLAETAVYGATTWSKG; this is encoded by the coding sequence ATGAGTTTTGATATCGAACTGATCTACGGACGGCAGGTGCTCGACAGCCGCGGCAACCCGACCGTTGAAGTCGAATGTTACCTGACCGGCGGCGCGGTCGGCCGCGCGATCGTGCCCAGCGGCGCTTCGACCGGCGAACACGAAGCGTGCGAGCTGCGCGACGGCGGAAAGAAGTGGGTCGGCAAGGCCGTCGGCAAGGCCGTCAAGAACGTCAACACCCTCATCGCCCCCGAACTCGTCGGCATCGACGCCCGCGAGCAGGAAGCGATCGACAAGCTCATGATCGAGCTCGACGGCACGCCCAACAAGAAGAAGCTCGGCGCCAACGCCATCCTCGGCGTGTCGATGGCCGTCGCCCGCGCGGCGGCGGACGGCATGGGCCTGCCCCTCTACCGTTACCTGGGCGGGACCGGCGCGAAGGTGCTGCCCGTGCCGATGATGAACATCTTGAACGGCGGCAAGCACGCCGACAACAACGTCGACTTCCAGGAATTCATGATTCAGCCCTGGGGCTTCGACAACTTCGAGGAAGCCCTCCGCTGCGGCGTGGAGATCTATCACACACTCAAGGGCGTGCTGCACGATCGCGACATGTCCACGGCCGTCGGCGACGAAGGCGGCTTCGCCCCCAACCTCAAGGACAACGAGGACGCCCTGAAGGTCATCGCCGAAGCCGTCGAGAAGGCCGGGTATGACTTCGGCAAGCAGGTCTTCGTCGCACTCGACCCGGCGACGAGCGAAATGTGGGACAAGGAAAAGAAGGGCTACAAGTTCTTCAAGTCCAACCCCAAGAAGATCGTCTCCAGCGCCGAGATGGTCGACTACTGGGCCGAGTGGTGCAGCAAGTATCCGATCCGCTCGCTCGAAGACGGGCTCGCCGAGAACGACTGGGACGGCTGGAAGCTGCTCACCGACAAGCTCGGCGGCAAAGTCCAGCTCGTCGGCGACGACCTGTTCGTCACCAATGCCAAGTTCCTCAAGAAGGGCATCGACACGAAGACCGCCAATTCGATCCTCGTGAAGGTCAACCAGATCGGCACGCTCTCCGAGACGTTCGACGCCGTGAACCTGGCGATGCGCAACGGCTACTCCGCCGTGCTCAGCCACCGCTCCGGTGAATCGGAGGATGCGACCATCGCCGACATCGCCGTGGCCACCAACTGCGGACAGATCAAGACCGGCGCCCCCTGCCGCTCCGACCGCAACGCCAAATACAACCAGCTCCTCCGCATCGCCGACGACCTCGCCGAAACCGCCGTCTACGGCGCGACGACCTGGTCCAAGGGCTGA
- a CDS encoding cob(I)yrinic acid a,c-diamide adenosyltransferase, which yields MKIYTKHGDDGSTGLFGGKRVLKDDLRVAAYGSVDELNSALGLARCACDASELARLIDRIQPRLFDVGANLCTPPEAMNDHIPRVTEAQVEALEAAIDDLTSHLPPMKHFILPGGCEAAARLHIARTACRLAERHIVTLAQHETVDPVIVRYMNRLSDLLFVIARRANQLAGVDDVPWKPHEG from the coding sequence ATGAAAATCTACACCAAACACGGCGACGACGGATCGACCGGACTCTTCGGCGGCAAGCGCGTTTTGAAGGATGACCTGCGTGTCGCCGCGTATGGCTCCGTCGATGAACTCAACAGCGCCTTGGGCCTCGCCCGATGCGCCTGCGATGCGTCGGAACTCGCCCGGCTCATCGACCGAATCCAGCCGCGGCTTTTCGATGTCGGCGCTAATCTGTGCACGCCGCCGGAAGCGATGAATGATCACATCCCGCGCGTCACCGAGGCGCAGGTCGAAGCGCTCGAAGCGGCGATCGATGATTTAACCAGTCACCTGCCGCCGATGAAACATTTCATTCTCCCCGGCGGATGCGAAGCGGCGGCCCGGCTCCATATTGCCCGAACCGCGTGCCGCCTCGCCGAGCGCCACATCGTCACCCTCGCGCAACATGAAACCGTCGACCCGGTGATCGTCCGCTACATGAATCGCCTCAGCGATCTGCTGTTTGTGATAGCCCGCCGGGCGAATCAACTCGCCGGCGTGGACGATGTGCCGTGGAAACCGCACGAGGGGTAG
- the bioD gene encoding dethiobiotin synthase translates to MGNLKLPPLQKPGLFITAVDTDIGKTVITCAIAASLRRRVSKVGVCKPIASGCRHEREGLVSDDAEALAHFADCRMALDIINPVRYHAPLAPSTAAQKTGHPVDMAMIDHAMCRLDEAHDVMLVEGVGGLMVPLDDAHSVLDLAKRFDYPVVVVTHTKLGTLNHTALTCAAIRSAGLRLAGLVLNRYDPDTTDDAQMTNPAQLVKQNRTTILATVPACEDVAAANGEIPAAILEAVDMNDWLDIAARPRVR, encoded by the coding sequence ATGGGCAATTTGAAATTACCACCCCTGCAAAAGCCCGGTCTTTTCATCACCGCCGTCGACACCGACATCGGCAAGACCGTCATCACGTGCGCCATCGCCGCGTCGCTGCGCCGACGGGTCTCGAAGGTCGGCGTATGCAAGCCGATCGCCTCGGGCTGTCGGCACGAACGCGAGGGACTGGTCAGCGATGACGCCGAAGCGCTCGCCCACTTCGCCGACTGCCGCATGGCGCTGGACATCATCAACCCCGTGCGCTATCACGCCCCGCTCGCTCCTTCGACCGCCGCCCAGAAGACCGGGCATCCGGTGGATATGGCGATGATCGACCATGCGATGTGCCGGCTCGATGAAGCGCACGACGTGATGCTCGTCGAAGGCGTCGGCGGGCTGATGGTGCCGCTCGATGACGCCCATTCCGTCCTCGATCTGGCGAAGCGTTTCGACTATCCGGTCGTCGTGGTGACGCACACGAAACTCGGCACGCTCAATCACACCGCGCTGACCTGCGCCGCGATCCGTTCCGCCGGCCTGCGGCTCGCCGGGCTGGTGCTCAACCGCTATGACCCGGACACGACCGACGACGCCCAGATGACCAACCCCGCGCAGCTCGTGAAGCAGAACCGCACGACGATTCTCGCTACCGTGCCGGCGTGCGAAGACGTCGCGGCGGCAAACGGCGAAATTCCGGCGGCGATTCTCGAAGCCGTTGACATGAACGACTGGTTGGACATCGCGGCCCGTCCGCGTGTACGATGA
- a CDS encoding TIM barrel protein: protein MKFALCNETYQQWPFDRTCDDIAAAGYDAVEIAPFTLREDPGTLRESDAKSAGDTARAAGLQVVGLHWLLVRPKGEALHLTTDDAAVRQRTVAYAQHLVRLCAAAGGRIMVWGSPKQRNIAEGQSYDDAFRHAADAMRNIAEVAEPLGVVIALEPLARKETNFLTTAAETIKLIDAVGSPSVQLHLDVKAMSDEPRPIPQIIEASKAHTVHFHANDPNLRGPGQGDVDHTPIAAALKKSGYTGYVSVEVFDYTPDAPTIARQSIDYLRRVYGA, encoded by the coding sequence ATGAAATTCGCGCTCTGCAATGAGACCTATCAACAGTGGCCTTTCGATCGCACCTGCGACGACATCGCCGCCGCGGGCTACGACGCCGTCGAAATCGCGCCGTTTACGCTTCGTGAAGACCCCGGCACGCTGAGGGAGTCGGATGCGAAATCCGCCGGCGACACCGCCCGCGCCGCCGGGCTTCAAGTCGTCGGTCTGCACTGGCTTTTGGTGCGCCCCAAGGGCGAGGCGTTGCATTTGACCACCGATGACGCGGCAGTGCGGCAGCGCACCGTGGCGTATGCGCAGCATCTCGTGCGACTCTGCGCCGCGGCGGGGGGGCGCATCATGGTCTGGGGCTCCCCCAAGCAGCGCAACATTGCCGAGGGCCAGTCGTATGACGACGCCTTTCGTCACGCCGCCGACGCGATGCGGAACATCGCGGAGGTGGCGGAGCCGCTCGGCGTCGTCATCGCGCTGGAACCCTTGGCGCGGAAGGAGACGAACTTCCTGACGACCGCCGCCGAGACGATCAAGCTCATCGACGCGGTGGGCAGCCCGTCCGTGCAGCTTCATCTGGATGTCAAGGCGATGAGCGACGAGCCGAGGCCCATCCCGCAGATCATCGAAGCGTCCAAGGCCCACACCGTCCATTTCCACGCCAACGACCCCAACCTCCGCGGCCCCGGGCAGGGCGACGTCGATCACACCCCCATCGCCGCCGCCCTCAAAAAATCCGGCTACACCGGCTACGTCAGCGTCGAAGTCTTCGACTACACCCCCGACGCCCCAACGATCGCGCGACAGAGCATCGATTATCTACGACGCGTCTACGGCGCATAA
- a CDS encoding HD domain-containing protein, whose product MPRRVYIIDMAPNQLIEGVFTMQNCQLGLTKNGKPYLKCLLQDRSGRTPGRMWSVTEDFVQSLPTDGFVFIEGQTQAFQGELQIIVQHLRVVEPKPEELLDLLPSTTKDVDEMFAHVGRLIDSMKSEALKALARTYLNDKPLMERFRQAPAAMQLHHAYLGGLLEHTLALMKLADAVMPLYPKLNRDIVMMGLFLHDLGKCDELTWQTGFAYSDDGQLVGHIARGLVWLNDKVAATRAAGVELSPELVRVLEHIILSHHGVPEFGALKIPATPEAIMVSLLDNVDAKTQMAIDAGRGPASRSEELGGAFTEKVWALGTRIYRPDPLGDVTDAPGASASPTPPQKSPAKKPFDGPPLKGGI is encoded by the coding sequence ATGCCCCGACGCGTTTACATCATCGACATGGCGCCCAATCAGTTGATCGAGGGCGTGTTCACCATGCAGAACTGCCAGCTTGGGCTGACCAAGAACGGCAAGCCGTATTTGAAATGTCTGCTTCAGGACCGATCCGGCCGCACGCCGGGGCGGATGTGGAGCGTGACCGAGGACTTCGTGCAGTCGCTGCCGACGGACGGGTTCGTCTTCATCGAAGGCCAGACGCAGGCGTTTCAGGGCGAGCTTCAGATCATCGTTCAGCATCTGCGCGTGGTGGAGCCCAAGCCGGAGGAACTGCTCGATCTGCTGCCGTCGACGACGAAGGATGTCGACGAGATGTTCGCGCATGTGGGCCGGCTCATCGATTCGATGAAGAGCGAGGCGCTCAAAGCGCTGGCGCGGACGTACCTCAATGACAAGCCGCTGATGGAGCGGTTTCGGCAGGCGCCGGCGGCGATGCAGCTTCATCATGCGTACCTCGGCGGGCTGCTCGAGCACACGCTGGCGTTGATGAAGCTCGCCGACGCGGTCATGCCGCTCTATCCCAAGCTCAATCGCGACATCGTGATGATGGGCCTGTTCCTGCACGATCTTGGCAAGTGCGACGAGCTGACCTGGCAGACGGGCTTCGCCTACAGCGATGACGGCCAGCTCGTCGGCCACATCGCCCGCGGACTGGTCTGGCTCAACGACAAAGTCGCCGCCACGCGCGCCGCCGGCGTCGAGCTTTCCCCCGAACTCGTCCGCGTCCTTGAGCACATCATCCTCTCGCACCACGGCGTCCCCGAATTCGGCGCCCTCAAAATCCCCGCCACGCCCGAAGCCATCATGGTCAGTCTGCTCGACAACGTCGACGCCAAAACGCAGATGGCCATCGACGCCGGTCGCGGCCCCGCCTCCAGGAGCGAAGAACTCGGCGGCGCGTTCACCGAAAAAGTCTGGGCTTTGGGCACGCGCATCTACCGGCCCGATCCGCTGGGCGACGTCACCGACGCCCCCGGCGCGTCCGCATCGCCGACGCCCCCGCAAAAATCCCCCGCAAAAAAGCCCTTTGACGGCCCGCCGCTCAAAGGCGGCATATGA